The DNA window CGGTTGGCGCGTTGGCCGCCTTGCTCGAGCACAATCAACCCGCGATCATCATGTCGGATGGACCGATCCATCCCGGCACTGACCCGAACACCGGCGAGAAACTTGACATCGTCAGCGCCTATCAGGTCGCCGGCAATCCCGACGCCGAATACCGCCATCACATCGCCTGCCATGCCTGTCCCGGTTACGGCAGCTGCGGCGGCATGTTCACCTACAACACCATGCAGACCTTCATCGGCGTCGTCGGCATGCAGCCTCTGCACATGGTGGCCCCGCCGTCCGACGATCCCCGCCGCCTCAATGAATTCCCGCACCAGTTGGTCGAGTACCTCGCGCAGATGATGGCGCGGGGCCTGAAACCGCGCGACATTGTTGTGCGCGATTCGATCCGCAACGCCGTCATCGTCGCGATGGCGATCGGCGGCTCGACCAACGTCACGCTGCATGCGCCGGAGATCGCGCGCGCCGCGGGCTACGCGGACTTCTGGAAAGAGGTCATGACCCCGGCCGAATTCAATCATCTGTCACAGTATGTCGTTCCCGTCCTCACCGACGCCCGACCTTACGGCAAGTATTCGATGGTCGACATCGACCAGGTCGGCGGCGTGCAGGTGATCGTCCGTGAACTGCTGGAGGCCGGACTGCTCAATGGCGAAGTGATGACCTGCACCGGCGAAACGTTGGCCGAGCAGGTTAAGCGCCTCGGCACCAGGACCGCCGATGGCAAGGTGATCTATTCCGTCGCCAGGCCCTATAAGCCGACCGGTGGCCTGCGCGTTCTCGGCGGCAACCTGTCGCCGGAATTCTCGGCAATCCTGAAGCTTGCTGGTGTTGAAGGCGGGCTGGAGAACAATCTGTTCCGTGGCAAAGCGTGCGTGTTTGAAGGCGAGCAAGACCTACTTACGGCGCTCGACAAGACACCCGGCCGGTTCCATAACAACGACATGATCATTGTACGATACGAGGGTCCGAGCGGTGCGCCGGGTATGCCGGAGATGCTCGATCCAACCTCGCGCATTACCACGCTGTGCCGTGAGCGGGGAATCGTGGTGGCGCTGATGACCGACGCGCGGTTCTCTGGCGGATCGGTCGGCCTTGTCATCGGCCACGTCGGCCCTGAAGCTGGCCTTGGTGGACCCATCGCCTTCGTTCAGGACGGTGACGAGATCGTCGCGGATTTAGACAAGAACGAGCTCAACTGCACGGCGCTGGTAGATCCTGCCATTCTCAAGCAGCGTAAGGCGGCCTGGGACATGGTGGTGGCGGCTAATGGCGGAGTCCACCCGAACTGTGGCGACGCCGACACTCGCCTGTTGCACCGCGCGCGGCTGACCGCCGTGCCAGCTACACGCGGTGCCGGCTTGCACCCGAATCGTGAGGTCTGGGTACGCCAGCCGCGTGAAGCAACCCGTTCGGGCTTCGTGCCGAAGAACAAGCACCGGCCGGAGACGAAAAACGCCACTTAGAAAGCCACCGATCGGCGAGGTGGGGGCCGGGTTGGCAAGAAGCTCGCGGCCATCTCGTCGGGGAAGATAGTACCCCGAGCGTGGCATCGGGGATGCGGGGGACGTGATAGTGAATAGTCCGTCCTTGGCGGCGGACGTACCGTCGATCCTGATGGATGTCTGTTAGCGGGGAGGGCGGACATGAGCAAACCCGCTGCCACCTACGACAGTGAACCTTGCGGATCTCGAATCTGATGGACGAAGACAACCCGATCGACGAGATTTCACGGATCGAAGCGCAGCTTGAGGAGCTTGCCGAGGTCTCCGAGCGATGCCGAAAGATTATATTGGTTTCCAAGGCGGCAATCGCCGGCGGCGTCGCATTGCCGCTCTTTATGGTGCTCGGCCTATTCGGATCCAATCAGGTCGCCGCCGTCGGATCGATTGCCGTTGTGCTAGGCGGAATCGTGTCGCTCGGATCGAACGTCAGTACGTTGCGACAGACGATGGCCGCCATGAGGGCCGCCGAAGTGCTCCGTTCGGATCTGATCAGCAGGATCGACCTTCGAGTGGTTGGTGACAGGAGATTATGAAACGGATTTGACGTAGCGTGCGGGGAAGAACATCCCGCATCGGGCGGGGGCATGCGGCGCAAGCCGATGACTGTTTTTGAGGGGTAAGAACTGACAAGGGCACGTCGCCAGCCGGTGGCCACAAATGACCCAAACTCGGCATCGCACACGGAGAAGGCACGCTATTTTTTGTTGAAGTGGATGATTCCATCCCAGGCGTCGGCCGGGGGCTCCAGTACAGACCCGACGACGCGGCCTAGTCTAGACCCAGCCCGGACCTTGTATTCGACCACGCTCCCGCCGGCCACGCGCGATATCTTCACAATTATTGAGCCTCGGCCCGTGTGCGCTCGACCAGAACGCGCGCGATCGTCCGGAAGGCATCGAATTCCGCGGCCAGATCGCTGATGCCCAGCGAGTCTTTGTAGCTGCCGCAGCTTTCGCTCGAAAACATCCACGTGCCGCCGCCAGGGTTCACCTCGAGCAAAAAGAGCCGTCCGGTGACTTTTTCACGCACGATGTCGCAAGCTTGCAGCGCGACCTCGGGCATCGCGCGATGGGCATCCGCGGCGAGCTTCAGCAAGTCCGGTTCGCGGGTAGTGAAGGTGATGCGATCCGGCGGTGCCGGGAGGTATTCGTGCTGCTCAAAGACATCCTTTGCCGGATCCAGATTCAGCAGTTTGGTCGACTGGCGGCAATAGGTGAAGATCGGCTCGCCGAATATCGTGAGGACCCGGCAGGACATCGGGTATCCACAGTCAATAAATTTCTGCGCGAACATCGGCGCCTGCCGCCCCGGGTGCCATTCCGGAAACTCGGCGGGAGCCCGATAGCGCAGCGTTGATGTTCGATACAGCTCAATGCCCTGCCCGAAGGAAGCGAACGAGTAGGATGGCTTCACCAGGACCAAGGGGCCGTAGTCGTCGGCAGACAATCGCGTGTCCGGACCGATGACCTCGAAAGCCGGAATCGGCAGTCCAGCCGCCGCCAGCCGGCGCATTTCGTCAATCTTGGACATCGGCGTGCCTGCATACAGTTTGCCACGAGCAGGTTTGAAACTCAAAAGCCGGATCGGAGAGAAGATCAGGGTTGGCCGCGAGGCAGCGCGCTTGCGGGTGATCGAGGAGGGGATATCGTTTGACGCAATGAATACGGCGATATCCGGCGCAAGAGACTCGACGTGATTCTTGATCATTTCGAAGTCGGCGCGGTCCTGCCATCGATTGCTGTGTACCAGAACGAGATTCTTTTCCGTAACGGATGCCATGACACGATTCTCAGGCCTTAAGCCTCTGTTGCTGCAGCAAGGCTGCGCGCGCCTTGATGCGGTATGAGACGTTGTCCGGTGCGGCAGCGGCAGCCCTCAAGAAATGTCTCGAAGCCTCGGCGAACAGACCAAGCCGAAAGGCGGCAACGCCGGCGAGATCATTGGCAAATTCCTCGAATATGCGCTGATCGAATGCCAAAAGTCCGTCGGACAACGCGTCGGTATCTACGGAGAGCAAATCTTCCGCAATTCGCCACGCCGTTTCGAATTCGCCCGCATTGAGTCTATCGCGCGCCGCGATGAACCAAAGCGCGTGGTCGTCAGGAACCGCAGCGAGCCCTTCAGCGATCAACGCCGACGGGTCCTGCCCGCGCTCCAGATAAGTACGGGCGAGGAATTGGAAAATCATGCTGGCGTTGGCCCGCTGCTTTTCGGAAGGACGTTGCTGCGCGGCCTGCACACCCTGGCGTGCGACCGCTAGAGCTTCGTCGACCCGGCCGATGGCTGCCAGGGATTCGGCAAGATGGTACCAATAGTAAACCCGGTTCGGATCGTCTTCGATGGCCTGCCGCAGAAGAGGAATGTTGCGGGCTGCCTTGTGCGCCTGATCGCCCTCATAACCCAGATGATCCAGGCCGATCGCCGTCCGTGCGATCGAAAGCCTATCGCGTTCGGGGATACGATCGATCGCCGGCAAGATGGACTCATGGATCTTGCCGGAAAATCTCAGGCGGGTGTCGCGGCGGAAAAGCCTTGGCTCCCGGTAGCTGGTATAATTGAGCTTCGGCTTGAACCGTACATATGCTGCAATCGCGTCGGGATCGAGAAATTCGGCAACGGGGCGGTCGCCCGGCGTATGCAAGCGCTCGTCGGCATCAATGTAAAGGATCCAGTCGGCGGTAACTTCCTCGAGCCCCCGATTGCGCGCAGCCGCGAAGTCGTCGTTCCATTCGAAATGGAAAACGCGCGCGCCGAAGGTCCTGGCGATGGACAGCGTGTTGTCTACGGAACCGGTGTCAACGATGACGACATCGTCGACTTTTCCCCGCAGTGAAGAAAGACAACCCGGAAGAAACCGTTCCTCGTCGCGGACGATCATGGCCGCGGCGACAGATATCATCCGACTTACCCGCTCGGAGCACCGATAAACGTATCAGTAGCTATTGCCGGCAAGCGATACCGGCCCGGCCACCCGCGTGCCGTCGATCGGAAAGGATATGACCTTCGGTGGTTCATATCGGGAGATTTTTCCCAAACGCTGAACCGTCTTCACCACGGATGCATCGACGCCCGCCATCGTGTCATCTGACTGCCTTGAAGCGAGGGTCTGGGACATCAGCGTCTCCGCAATTTGCCATTCGAACATACAGCTATCATAACATTGCGTTTACCGCATCAAGCTGAGGCACGCAAGTTGGTGGCCTCAAGGGTCTCGACGACGCGGCCGACGGCGCCCTCAAGAGCTCCCAACTCCAGATGAAACAGGCAGGGAGCGGCGACAATGGCGCGCAGCAGCGAAACGTGCCGCGCCGTGAGGGGTAAGGCCGAGGAGAAAAGCTGCAGAGCGCGGCCAAAGGCTTCGTCTGAACTGGTGCGGCGTATCGCGGAAAGCACCGAATCGACGTTTTCGAGAAAGAAGACCGCGTCGACTTTGCCCGCGGCAATGCTCCATTCTCGTCCCCATCGCCTCGGATCGACGGCAAAAAACGCTTCCAGACCATCGACCGCAAGCGACGGGGCCCCGTCGAGCTGATGCGCAAGGCAAGAGTGGCGCCACACCAGCGACTGCGGGACCCGCAGGGTCCGCGGATGAGCGGCAACTCCGTCCGACCTGATAAAAACTCGCGCGTCCCCCTCAAACGCCCACCCCGCTGACAGCAGCCCTAATGCGAGCGTCGTTTTGCCGGATTTTCGTCCTCCGGTGAACAGGACGCGTTGGCCGCCGGGCGACACCAGCAGTGCAGCAGGCAGGCTGACCGCATCAGCTTCGTCGGCGCGGGCGCAGTACTCGACAAAGTAATCGAGGTGCTCGGTGACGTAGCGAAGAGTGCCTTCCAGGCCGCGTCCAAAAGGCAATCGCGCTCTGAAAAATTCCTGATTACGTTCGATGTTCACGATCTGCGGCGCAACGGCAGCGCCATCGATCACGGGACTAGCCTCAACATACCGCAAAAGCGATGCTTCGGGCTGCCCCGCGATCCGAAATTCGCGCCGGAGGGTTCGGACTACAATATCCCGCACGTTTCGATCAAACCTTCGGAGAGAAGCGAAGCCAGGCAATCTCGGACCGGATCGATCGGCGTTTGCGGCAGGCTGAACGTCCGT is part of the Bradyrhizobium erythrophlei genome and encodes:
- a CDS encoding dihydroxy-acid dehydratase — encoded protein: MTKSKVVIIDRHPGRSAQTIGVARELGTDQDLIHEPSVGVVGTKGDSQCYMGVAAKVDAIHASLKRRIGKGAGQLKLRLVQPEYTIATSDGIRNGTREMRYSLIGREVTHDALCEHLSATGLAGTIAVVACDKPPVGALAALLEHNQPAIIMSDGPIHPGTDPNTGEKLDIVSAYQVAGNPDAEYRHHIACHACPGYGSCGGMFTYNTMQTFIGVVGMQPLHMVAPPSDDPRRLNEFPHQLVEYLAQMMARGLKPRDIVVRDSIRNAVIVAMAIGGSTNVTLHAPEIARAAGYADFWKEVMTPAEFNHLSQYVVPVLTDARPYGKYSMVDIDQVGGVQVIVRELLEAGLLNGEVMTCTGETLAEQVKRLGTRTADGKVIYSVARPYKPTGGLRVLGGNLSPEFSAILKLAGVEGGLENNLFRGKACVFEGEQDLLTALDKTPGRFHNNDMIIVRYEGPSGAPGMPEMLDPTSRITTLCRERGIVVALMTDARFSGGSVGLVIGHVGPEAGLGGPIAFVQDGDEIVADLDKNELNCTALVDPAILKQRKAAWDMVVAANGGVHPNCGDADTRLLHRARLTAVPATRGAGLHPNREVWVRQPREATRSGFVPKNKHRPETKNAT
- a CDS encoding tetratricopeptide repeat-containing glycosyltransferase family 2 protein, which translates into the protein MISVAAAMIVRDEERFLPGCLSSLRGKVDDVVIVDTGSVDNTLSIARTFGARVFHFEWNDDFAAARNRGLEEVTADWILYIDADERLHTPGDRPVAEFLDPDAIAAYVRFKPKLNYTSYREPRLFRRDTRLRFSGKIHESILPAIDRIPERDRLSIARTAIGLDHLGYEGDQAHKAARNIPLLRQAIEDDPNRVYYWYHLAESLAAIGRVDEALAVARQGVQAAQQRPSEKQRANASMIFQFLARTYLERGQDPSALIAEGLAAVPDDHALWFIAARDRLNAGEFETAWRIAEDLLSVDTDALSDGLLAFDQRIFEEFANDLAGVAAFRLGLFAEASRHFLRAAAAAPDNVSYRIKARAALLQQQRLKA